In Lathyrus oleraceus cultivar Zhongwan6 chromosome 2, CAAS_Psat_ZW6_1.0, whole genome shotgun sequence, the DNA window ttttatccctaatttttgcccgaaccttttctcttttttcttggttcgccgggatgccccttttttcctggactattttattcttttcgtccagcggatctctttacacgaagtattttttaactgcgtccgcattcacaggggatggaaaatcttcgccatccatggtcgttaacaacaaggctcctccagagaaaagcttcttgaccacgaatggaccttcataattaggtgtccatttgccccttcgatcgttttgaggaggaaggatccttttcagcactagatcacctacgtgatatacccgaggtcgtacctttctgtcaaaagcacacttcatccgttgctggtataactgcccatgacagatggctgccatcctcttttcttcaatcaggcttaactcctcgtaccgagtccttacccattcagcctcttgcaatttcacgtccatctggactctcaaagagggaatctgaacctcaactggtagcaccgcttccattccatacactAGCGAGCACgcactacaacaaacaagaccttagacagcgctttttttagccttagacagcgctttaaagcgctgtctaaacctccgctgctaaaggtttagacagcgcttttttaaatcttaaaagcgctgtctaagccccccccccccccccccccttagacagcgctttctaagaccctcctattttaattttttaggtataccttagacagcgcttttcaaaaagcgctgtctaagccccccccttagacagcgctttaggcaaaagcgctgtctaatcccccccttagacagcgctttttacaaaagcgctgtctaaggtatatgaaaatttttgaagctttttTTTTAAACCACAgtttttccaggtttataaaccagaatttctacctgttttcaaccagattttgacagacaattatcacattttatatatgccattttggccttttttctaccaatttttggctaacaaatatatatataccaattcaaaccaattttgccttaaatgtatcaaaatatatacaaatttatgtacacatttacaagtcataacatatactacaaatgtacacattaattacacaaatttatgaacaaacattgagctttaACATTGAGCTTTATCATGAACAAACAAATTTATGGACACATACATAAGCTAGTAGACTAGAAGTGCTTTTGGAGTAACAGAAATCTTTGGATTCATGTCACAGTCCAACAATATGTTACTTGCTTTTAGATCTCTATGTATTATTTGAAGTCTAGAATCTTCATGAAGATAGAGAACGCCTCTTGCTATTCCATTTATTATATCAACTCGTTTGGTCCAATCAAGATGTGCACTTTTCTCTGGATCAACAGAAATGTAAGAAACATTAGGGTCTAGCGCAGTTGGTTGATGCGCAACGTATGTGAGTGTTGTAAACACATGAGTACCGAATTTGATAAATATAATCCTAAAAAACGGTGAAAATTGGAATATACTACGTACCAAAAAGGACGACATCAAGGCTACCATTGGGCAAATATTCATAAACAAGAAGCTTCTCTTCTCCATCGACACAAAATCCTAGAAGCTTTACAAGATTTTTGTGTTGAAGTTTCAATATCAACATAACCTCATTAATGAATTCTTCTGAACCCTGCTCAGAACAAGTTGAGAGCCTCTTGATTGCCACTTCCATGCCATCACTAAGTATACCCTGCAAATAAAGAAACAAAACTTCCATACGATGATAATCGTTCATACAAAAAATGTGAATAAACTTGAATTCTATATACCTTGTAAACAGGACCAAATCCACCTTGCCCGAGCTTATTTGAATCGGAGAAGTTTTTGGTAGCCACGCAAAGAGAACCAATATCAATAAAAGGGAAATCATTAGATATATTACCTTGTCCGTTCTTTCCTAATTACAAGAAACAAATGAATTAGAACTGTTACAAAACACAGGATAAAAAAGATGAAGATTCATCTCAAAGAAAAATAAGCTGGAGGGCTTGATAAAAGATGATAAATCAAACAACTTACTTTGCCAATTTCTGATAAAGCATAAGTAGAAAATGATAATTATTATCACCAAGACTACCCCAACTGCAATAGCAGTAATCATCCATATTTTGCTTGATTTATCTGCAtaaaaaatcaatcaaaacaGGTTTTGACAGAATGTTAAAGAACAGTGTTGAAACTTAAGAAATGCTTACTTTTCCCTCCTTGGTTAGTTGAAGAACTTGTGGATTCTGTTTCACCGAGATAAAATGGATAAAACTCATATCTTAAATAACAGCTACGACTCCAAACTCGTGCACCAATGGAGGCATAGCAACAACCTGGTATATCTCCAATAGCACTTTGCAGACACTTACTGCAATCATTGGCTGATAAATCTCTTGTACACTGCACTAAAGCATATACTGTCTTATCTTTGAAAGCTACTTTTCCAGTAGCATACATGTTCGTGGAAACATTAAAAGACGCTATCTCAGTAAGATTATTCAATATTTTATTCACAACAGAAGCTTAGCATTGGACATTACCGTAAAAAAAGCTAATTTTACTGTCATTGGAGATTTCAGAAGACCAATTTGAAAGTATAGTTTCCACGTTTTTTCTAAACAAAAGATTAAGCTTATTGGCTATAAACTAGAACTAAAATCATTCAAATCCCTCTAAACTGTTTGCTAATTTCTCCAAATCAGATATCTTTCAATGATAAAAACATCACAAGTAAAACAATATAGACATTTGTTTCTTTACCTTATTTCTATTATGCAGTTGCTCTCGACTTTTTGTCGAGACAAAGCAGTACCCGACTTTGATATTCACCAAGAGCCCATATAGGAAAAATGTTTCTGTATGCTGAGTAATTTATAGTACAATTCTTGTTGAAGTTTCCCATTATTTCCTgcacaaaacatgtatcttatCAGCTATCTCTCATCAGTATGCACTACATGTCTACTGCATAGCAACAGATGTTCATTGTTACCTGTTGAGGAAACTCCCCGTTTTCCATTTGTGAATTGATCAAAACCTTGGTCGCACGATGCAACGGAGCGGGATCTCTTTCCGCCTATACCATAAAATATCGATAACGCTCTTAGTTGTAAACAAATCTCAGCATTTAGCTCAATTAGTTTCATGTTACCTGGCCTGCTTCAATTAGTGCCAACATAGCCCAAGCAGTGTTCACTACATGAGACTTATCTCCTTCCAGGTTTGTGTATACCTTGTATTGGCATAAAAGATAGCTCTCACCCCATCCACCAGAAATCTTGTGTTGTTTCGAAAGCAAAAACTCGCACGCCTTTCTAATGCTTTTGCTGTCTTTGTACCTCTTACCTGCACCTATAAGCCCACTTATTCCAAACCATGTCCCTTATGTACAGCATACTCCCCATGATCCATACCTATAATTTTGTTCATTAACTAAAATCATTTCGAAACCGTTTTTGTCGAGTAATTAAGTTCTTGGACTAGTAAagcaaaccaaaccaaaccatGAGCCATCGGCTAGCTGTATGCTTTCAATGAAGTCTGCAGCCTTGGCAATGCAGGTCTCTATTTCCACCTTCCTGTGCCGTGGATATCGTTGAGCGAATAAGGTGAGACTTTGAATCGCTGCTGATGTGCATTCTACATACCTATAACAGACTCATTTTTTACAAATTCAAACGACATAGAAAACATTACAAGAAAATGTGTCAATGTGAGGTACATACTGATAATCAATGGCGATATCTTCAAATGTTTCAGTTGGATTTAGTTTCTGTGACAGAAACGAATAAAGTGTCAAATCATTTAAGAATTGAATCTAAAGTAACTAGAGAAAGTAATCAACTGTACCTCCAGACATGCATATGATCTTGTGAGCTCATAGGATGCAAATCCACCATTTCTATTCTGGAATATATTTAATGTGGAGGACCAAAATGATTAAGCCATGTGGTTGAACTGTTGAAGTTCTAATTAAATTTTAACAAAACCATTCTTTTTATTCCTGAAAGTATTTAAATTGTTTAGAGTTTTTAATTACTCCATCCTAATCCAAACATATACCTGCAGGGATAAAATAAAATTGACCGCATCGCAGAACTGTTCGGTTTCCATTGCATTCCCAACAGTCTCAAATGACAGGTTTGACAACAAAATGGCTGCCTGAAAATACCATAGAGAAAAGATATGTGGTTCTCTCAAATTTAAATCAAAAGAGTTTAGGTGATTGAAATATAGGTTTGTGTGACCTTCAAGCCTTCTGCAGTACAATCTGATACAGACCAACGATTGTCTTGAGTTGAGAAAGGCCAACCACCTTTCGAAATGTGGCGATACCAGCTATTACTATCGCCGGACCTGTTCATTGTCACCTTCAAAAACAAAATACTttattttcatatgtttatctTAGTTACTTGCTTAAGGTTAAGAACTTTTACTGAAAATACAACAATATTACCTGTGAGTGTGTTATAAAATTATTAGCTTTCTTAAGCATCGAACCGTATTCATCATCAAGTTTAGTAGCCAAAATAGCTTGAACAGATAAAGCAACATCCCAACATTGAGAACCATTATATCCCTGCATTTTCATTCCATCCTCAGCCAGCCATAGATAATCTTTGATTCTTGAAATGTGATACTTAAATGCCTCAGAATTGGGATTCTCCAACCAACAACAAATCATGTTTAGTACCTGTATATGTTTTTACAAGTATTCTTGTTTGTTAGTATTTTTCATATTTATCATTACATTGGTAATTAATGATATATAATTAACTATACCTTATTAACAGGACCAAGACAGATATAATTAGTATTTTGATCCTCATAGTGAATATGTTTGATAACATAATTAAGTGCTTTGCTCCTTAGTTTTGAGTAGGGCCAGTGCATGAGAAGAGGTTCAGCAAGATTATCAAGAAAACTCCATAAAATATTCTGTATGATTGGAGATGGATGATACAAGTCTTCTTTAGCACATAGATATTTAGCATGGTGCCAATCAAGTAAATGATAAGGTAAGGTATATAGCTCTTTTCTAAGGGATAAAACAATGGCACTGAAAGGTCCAACAAATCGTCTACCGTATAAATACGACATCGGTAGATATACAACTCGAGTGTGACACCACATTTTTCCTGCTAGAGTAATAGCATATAGTTAAATAGTATAAATATAGTACATATATGATATAATGAATGACAAGATTCTTGCCTGGATGGAAAGGAACAAAGTAGGGAAGAAGCCATATTTCTGGAGGGATTGGTTTCACTCCGCTCCATTCGTATACGCCAAGTACCTATAAATATAACAATAATGCCTGACTATTTTGATTCATTGTAATTCATAAGGTGGATGCAGGTAGCATTTGATTAATGAATAATGATAGAGCATTACTGAAAGCCATATTTTTCCCCATGAAGGAATAGAAGTGGCACCGCCACGATTAAGAATCCATTTTCTTGCTATTTCGATGGATCCATCTCCACCGTCGATGTCTTCTCCGAGTAATCTCAATGCTACATAGCTCATAGCTGTGCCAAACATTGTGCTGGGACCTTCTATATGCACAACAGAAATCAAACCAAACCCTAATATTTTCATTACCCTCTTTTATCCCCTTCTATATGCCAACACACATTGGAGAAAACATTGTTTGGCAACAACAATTTCATTACCCTCTTTTATCCCCTTTGCTTTGCCTTATCAGAAATCAAACCAAACCCTAATATTTTCACTATAAAAAGAAGCACACTCAGAGCAAGAAGGAGGTGGAGCAACCCTAAACAGTTAAGGCAAGCCACCATTACCCTTAAACCCCAAAAATAATTCAAGTTATCAGCATCAGAAATTCTAACCCAAACCTCTCTCAAATCTCTCAACACTCACTCACTTTCTCTCAGAAAccgaagaagaagaagaaacaaaatACATAAAGAAAAGATACAAAGTGAATTGACCTAACCTTTGTTATCGTCGTGGTGCTCCGGTCTTCTTATCCGGCGAAGCAATACCTCAAACCCCTCCATTTCCTCAGACAAAGTTACCACGAGGTAGAGTTTTGCATGGGGATTCAAACCCCCCTTGTTTGAGACTCTGATTTGCACCCAtcatcatttaatttttgttttcCAATCTAGTGTTCTTGAGTTCCTCTCTTCGATTCAGCCCGGTGCTTATGAATTATGTTGTTTGGTTTGGGTATTCGTTTTTAGCAAGGTGAGACGAAGAGTTTGGTGTAAGGTTTAGGTTGTCTTTGACCTCTACCGTTGGCGGCGATGAGCTCCGGCGCGACGGAGCGGGAGAGGGCTACTTTAGAGCGTGTTTTAAAAAATTTGAGGGAGGGAAGAGATTTCAGACCATCCACTCTTTAgtttttttaattgaaagactttaaacagcgctttctcaaaagcgctgactaaggtctatatttaaaagcgctttctaaaagcgctgtctaagggggggggtcttagacagcgctttctaaaagcgctgtctaagacccccccttagacagcgctttaattatttttttagaacattttccgtgttttatttttattttaaccttagacagcgctttcttttaaaagcgctgtctaagatgcgctgttaaaaaatctttttggcgtagtgacggcgttgccctagtagatgtacgcaccgaagtccgatacccaggataccagcttcatactcagccacccttgctggtgcattcaaatgctagtCGGGTAGCAAAAAGAACGTGGGATCCTTTTGGTGCAACCAAAGCGGCACTAACTccttcacattaaccccatcagacatcaaaatccgttcggattcagggtcaggcccctcctccgggatcggttactctcaatctttcgatttgagcacctcgagatgtcctcatcagggaattcaaacttcctcggttgataatcctccatgggttactgggcgaggtaatcagacaatacactccccttcatcgccttctgagaggtataatgaatatcgtattcaatcaaaatcattggccctttcgcaacccgtccggtcattgctggctcttcaaaattctacctgatcagatccctctcgaaatccacaaagtggtatgaatcagcatatactgtctcagtcggcgagcagcctatgccaaagtacatcaagttttctcgaacagtgaatgtattgtttcacagtcggtaaactttttgcttaggtaaattgcatgctcttttcgacaagactcgtcatgctgacccaatgCACCTCGTAGCCCCTTCGAAGGCCATCAAGTACAGACTTACcattgctccttccacaggaggtatcagaatcagaggttcctgaaacttattcttttattctttcaatgccccttggccatcattatttcacctgaccgtttgatctcttttttttaAACAGCTTGAGTATAGGTTCATACGTGGCTGTTAGAagagatgtgaaccatgacatgtagttcaatctacctaatagaccacgaacctctttttctgttctcggttcaggcacttcttgttgttttttttatttttttatttatttttttaagcaggatcaacctcgattcctctcttactTACAATGAACCCCCATCAGCTTATCGGCCCGtactctgatagtgcacttatttgaattcaacctcagtttgaattatctcaactggtccactcagcttggccagatcttccagatgcccctcttctgtttgggactttgctatcatgtcatcaacatagcattcaatttcatgatgaatcatatcatgaaacaaagccaccctggctctctgataagtagcaccggcgttctgcttctctagaggacagtcttctctccatggtagcttgtgcacaacgaaatcggtatccgacccttgttagactatggcacggatctagaaggggggttgaatagatcccaattaaaaacttgagtcggcgctaccaatttgagagaaaattggttttgaaaattgttttaagtgcggaagcggccgaggaaaattttagtctaaaacgaaccgttattggaaaaccggatatgcgttaagctaatggattagagataaaatgaaatactaatcactacactatttgcacactcaattgatgtatttcactaactagcaagcctagttccaatgatccaaaataccaaattaaactgagtgcaaacttaaggcaactttggcttatgcaaattcacaaacacttggtgtgcatatactccaagagatatttgagttgagtaagtaattcaaatttatctagtacaatatactattgtactttgtattcaaacagcagttttaatttcttactcaacttatatcaacgtttggtaaaattgcttaaactaaaatcacttaatttttaagctgaaaagcacttatgcagaaaattaaagaagacagagatttgatgaggcagttcccccgccgtcctcgcttcggggtacgtctgccctcaattctaaaaatagaattgagatgattaattagatatcacctgtgaaatttaatcgtttatacaaggattgcaaagcatgtaaacaacataacttccaatgtgttgaatgatgcttcttatccttgctccttgattcaagatgaatcaagaccttcgatcgttgttgctagacctccgattccagcccctttgttgaagaatcttccgttcttcaaaccctcggcccggctgatctcaaacacaacgagtcgaacccgaatccttcacttcaatgccaccgaatccgctactagactgatgaagacttcctcttctcaatcaccttcgctcggctgaatattgaagaacgatttgtccaaaaacccccaaacacaaacccgtattggaggacaaaaccctaacggttttattcaagaaagaacctgccacaagcttcaatCCGAACTGaattcttcgatcacagcttcgaaccttatcacctttaatcgatcacgaaccacatcaaaagtaattgtgtgcagttgatgtgttgtgaaatgttgaagatgaagatgatgagtcttggacacctttttcactctttcttgtttccttgaacacttgaactcaaattgacaaatgttagttaataaaagtgttttgacttctatttatagtaacagcttaccaaccaaaaataacagcttttcaaacagtggaaaatactcagaaaactgagtttacgcccgagcggtcgaccataggtcggcgtgcgctgacccgtggggaatgcgctgacccctatggtcgactcaaaggtttcatgcgttgacccgtggccaactgcactatgctatgcgccgacctgtggtcgactcaaagccatcatgcgctgacccgtggctcatgcgctgacccttgcggtcgactcatagCTTCCATGAGCTGACCTGTGGTTGACTCAAAGCATCATAGGCTGACCCGAGGcttatgcgctgacccttgcggtcgactcatagCTTCCATGAGCTAACCTGTGGTTGACTCAAAGCATCATGCGCTGACCCGAGGcttatgcgctgacccttgcggtcgactcaaagcctgcaaacctgcaaaaattcgtattttgtgattttcatgcatttcgtcatgatcacactttgtccacatttgtttttaagaattataacagatttagataagcataggaaaggatatgatcggtgatgtgttgcatttgtttgtagacatgcatggtggtcatttgtcatcatcgaaacttgcgatcgtatgttgtctgacacttTGCCCTTACAACCCTGGCGTGTCCTGACACGACCAGacgaaggtatccacatgctctttcaacagggctaccattctgctcttgactcACCTCTGAAACGGCCCCGATTTCActtcccttctgacctcggcggtgcttggacTAACAATCATAatccgctcctcatgcggctgaatcaccttctcctcttgttttaacagcctggctaattccagcagatcacaatcttcttcgtcttcttcttcggcatgatagatcggattgtcgaagtcatatgaggtgtaaccaaattgttgtcAACGAGATCCAGAGAATTattttttgaagtcggaacgagacaaatcaaaaagggaaaaaatgaaaacaaacattgccatttttatttttaaaactgcaaaaataaatgaaaaacagggaacaccgcttttaattgaaaaacaatcatttattaatgatgcaaaatgttgcaaaatgaaacatgaggtggcccttacaatggaccaatacgtttcgggcaaaacgtatggctttcatgcaaataaaactgaaaacagaaaGTATTACTCTTCCAGATAAATGATAGTGATGAtcttttttaggccttccagttccctggtacgcacgattttatccacgactccagttcacagtcgctgtcagtctcttcccccaccgcacagacgcgatctgaattttcagcgattacacccaccatcacctgacccTGCACCGGCACGGGATCGGCATTAACATTCAATGACagtgtaaaattgagggccttggaatccaccaagtcttggacagcatgcttaaaggctctacaacccaCAATATTATGCCCAGacgcaccagaatggaattcacacttggcgttctcatcataattaggtggcctctgatctgatctcaatggagctaatgtcctcaattgtaccattc includes these proteins:
- the LOC127122999 gene encoding cysteine-rich receptor-like protein kinase 10, which translates into the protein MYATGKVAFKDKTVYALVQCTRDLSANDCSKCLQSAIGDIPGCCYASIGARVWSRSCYLRYEFYPFYLGETESTSSSTNQGGKNKSSKIWMITAIAVGVVLVIIIIIFYLCFIRNWQRKNGQGNISNDFPFIDIGSLCVATKNFSDSNKLGQGGFGPVYKGILSDGMEVAIKRLSTCSEQGSEEFINEVMLILKLQHKNLVKLLGFCVDGEEKLLVYEYLPNGSLDVVLFEKSAHLDWTKRVDIINGIARGVLYLHEDSRLQIIHRDLKASNILLDCDMNPKISVTPKALLVY